One region of Blastocatellia bacterium genomic DNA includes:
- a CDS encoding CopG family transcriptional regulator, whose product MLDTEINLTEQERNALQEISRRTGKTEGELVREALDQFIAQFQNEDQRRLMQKARGIWKDRQDLPSLQELRNEWDRI is encoded by the coding sequence ATGCTTGATACAGAGATAAATTTAACAGAACAGGAACGAAATGCGCTTCAAGAAATATCTCGCCGTACGGGAAAGACCGAGGGCGAATTGGTCCGTGAGGCGCTTGATCAATTCATCGCACAATTTCAAAACGAAGACCAGCGTAGGTTGATGCAGAAGGCAAGAGGAATTTGGAAAGACCGGCAAGACCTTCCCTCCTTGCAAGAACTCCGAAATGAATGGGACCGGATTTAA